Proteins from one Vicinamibacterales bacterium genomic window:
- the truA gene encoding tRNA pseudouridine(38-40) synthase TruA translates to MPRTLKLTIAYDGSAYSGWQRQTNAQGIQAVIEDEIATIIGAHNPLVAAGRTDAGVHAAAQVASITIDHPIACEQLLKALNARLKAGDIRIRAVEETFDRFDARIYAKTKTYRYAIWNGAAPSPFLRHVVWHVPYVLDLERMTKAATALVGEQDFAAFQGRGQDVKTTVRRVLSAELLEMNIDTDQPVAVSPLDAGSRQRDARLLRFEISGTGFLRHMVRTIVGTLVDIGRGQLEPDAMRTIIDSHDRARAGQTAPPHGLMLWKVNY, encoded by the coding sequence GTGCCCCGTACGCTGAAGCTCACGATCGCCTACGACGGCTCGGCCTACTCCGGCTGGCAGCGGCAGACCAACGCGCAAGGCATCCAGGCCGTCATCGAAGACGAGATCGCCACCATTATCGGCGCGCACAATCCGCTGGTGGCGGCCGGGCGCACCGACGCGGGCGTGCACGCCGCCGCGCAGGTGGCCAGCATCACGATCGATCATCCGATTGCGTGCGAGCAGCTGCTCAAGGCCCTCAACGCGCGGCTGAAGGCCGGCGACATCCGCATTCGCGCGGTCGAAGAGACCTTCGATCGGTTCGATGCGCGCATCTACGCGAAAACCAAGACCTACCGCTACGCCATCTGGAACGGCGCCGCGCCCAGCCCGTTCCTCCGCCACGTGGTGTGGCACGTCCCGTATGTCCTGGACCTCGAGCGGATGACCAAGGCCGCCACGGCGCTCGTCGGCGAACAGGATTTCGCCGCCTTCCAGGGCCGCGGCCAGGACGTGAAGACCACGGTGCGCCGGGTCTTGTCGGCGGAACTCCTCGAGATGAACATCGACACCGATCAGCCGGTCGCGGTGTCGCCCCTCGACGCGGGCTCGCGGCAGCGCGACGCACGCCTGTTGCGCTTCGAGATTTCCGGAACCGGGTTCCTGCGCCACATGGTGCGCACGATTGTCGGCACGCTGGTGGATATTGGCCGCGGCCAGTTGGAACCGGACGCCATGCGAACCATCATCGATTCGCACGATCGCGCGCGCGCCGGGCAAACCGCCCCCCCGCACGGGCTGATGCTTTGGAAGGTTAACTACTAA